A stretch of Porites lutea chromosome 5, jaPorLute2.1, whole genome shotgun sequence DNA encodes these proteins:
- the LOC140938821 gene encoding uncharacterized protein, with translation MADRVPRRSNNIILSAQQLDYNASMARDLNKRAHNRLQLHKGNIEEHQTANLNSMNYEMRRIKHELKDIANSSGTLDQFGEKMASKARNDTARRGKKFRRMESGKNLRKGKMTDLSTNANTDSNKGKVPEAQNSDISRTRRKSLSLPTLPSMNSTSVLPSRVPPDLTSRTNTEFAIREAQANSSRFSSKLNKETAKRRPSRRKLSLEATTSSGQATEQPISVSVTDTSGETERLRPASPRGAPKADSLLVNLSLDAVKDRIQNRLSQPPNQFIDDDNEDSDITPYMHVPPDGLPRTVYLLPPLQDLLQEAKKARYVRRPRKPFQVVDKDDPERELGIDEIFSKKG, from the coding sequence ATGGCTGATAGGGTTCCACGACGCAGCAACAATATCATTTTGTCTGCCCAGCAGCTTGATTACAATGCAAGTATGGCTCGTGATCTGAACAAACGCGCGCACAATCGCTTACAACTTCACAAGGGAAACATAGAGGAACATCAGACAGCCAATTTAAACTCCATGAATTACGAAATGAGGCGAATCAAACACGAGTTGAAAGACATCGCGAATTCTTCGGGAACTTTAGATCAATTCGGTGAAAAAATGGCGAGTAAAGCCAGAAATGATACAGCAAGGAGGGGAAAAAAGTTTAGGAGAATGGAATCTGGGAAAAACCTGCGAAAAGGCAAAATGACGGACTTGTCAACCAATGCCAATACGGACAGCAACAAAGGAAAGGTTCCAGAGGCACAAAATTCGGACATTTCACGTACACGACGAAAAAGTTTATCGTTACCAACGTTACCCTCCATGAACAGTACATCTGTTTTACCTTCGCGGGTTCCTCCAGACCTAACCTCAAGGACAAATACCGAGTTCGCAATTAGAGAAGCCCAGGCTAACTCTTCGCGTTTTTCATCGAAGCTCAATAAAGAAACTGCAAAGCGACGGCCATCGAGGAGAAAACTGAGCCTTGAGGCTACGACGTCATCGGGTCAAGCAACTGAGCAACCGATATCTGTTTCTGTAACAGATACAAGCGGTGAAACCGAGAGACTTCGACCTGCCTCGCCACGAGGGGCTCCAAAAGCTGACTCTCTTTTGGTAAATCTCAGCCTTGATGCTGTTAAAGACAGGATTCAAAATAGGCTTTCTCAACCACCAAATCAATTTATCGACGATGACAATGAAGACTCTGATATAACGCCTTATATGCACGTCCCACCGGACGGTCTACCAAGAACAGTGTACCTCCTCCCTCCTTTGCAAGATCTATTACAAGAGGCAAAGAAAGCTAGATACGTACGGAGACCTAGAAAGCCTTTTCAAGTAGTGGACAAAGACGATCCAGAAAGGGAGTTGGGAATTGATGAAATATTTAGTAAGAAAGGATAA